TAGGCACGCAGGGCACGGTAAAGACCCTTTCGGTGGAAGATCTTGAAGCCCTCGGCGCCGAGATAATTCTCAATAACGCGTATCATATGTACCTGAGACCCGGCGCCGATAGATTGGCCGAGTTCGGGGGGCTTCACAATTTCATATCGTGGAAGAAACCTATACTTACCGACTCCGGCGGGTATCAGATTTTCTCTCTTGCCGCATCCCGCAAGATAACCGAAGACGGCGTGAAGTTCCGCTCCCACATCGACGGAAGTGAAGTGGCGCTGACCCCCGAAAGTATGACGGCTTTTCAGTTTGCCGCCGGTTCCGACATAGCCATGTGCCTCGACGAATGTCTTGAATATCCGGCACCTGTCAAAAAAGCCCGCGAGTCCAAGAATCTCACGACCAGATGGGCGCGTCGGTGCCGTGACGCTTTCGGGGAAGCTCTCGCCGCCGAGGGCGTGGAATATCGTCCGGGCGAAGGACTCCGGAAAATGCTGTTCGGCATTGTGCAGGGCGGCATGTACGCCGATCTGCGCCGCGAAAGCGCGTCGGAAATGACGGATATCGGATTCGACGGCTACGCCGTGGGCGGCTTGTCCGTCGGAGAACCGCGAGATGTAATGATGCCTGCGCTCGACGCCGCGCTTGAAAATTTGCCGTCGTCGAGCCCCCGGTACTTTATGGGACTCGGCAGTCCGGAAGATATCTGGGAAGCCGTCGAGCGGGGCGTGGATATGTTCGACTGCGTTCTGCCCACCCGCAACGCCCGCAACGCGCAGGCGCTTACGTTTTCCGGCAGAATAAATATCACAAACGAACGATTCCGTTCCGACAGCGGGCCTCTGGAAGACGGATGTCTCTGTCCCGCCTGCCGCCGTTATTCGAGGGCTTTCATAGGTCATCTTTTCCGTTCGGGCGAGTTTCTCGCCGGGCGCCTTCTGAGTTTGCACAATATTTTTTTTATGATAAAATTAATGGCCGTAATACGCGAGGCCGTGTCGAACGGAAACTATGTCGATGAAAAGAAAAAATTTCTTGAAAAATATCTCGCTTAGATCCGTCGCGGTTATAGTCGCCGCCTGCGCGGTTATTTTTGCCGCGCAATTATTGCTTGCCGCGGCCGCCGGCGTTCGCAAAGCCGATTCGCCGCCGACCTCTTCGCCCGCCGCATTTCCCGCGGGAAATACGTCCGCATCCCCTGTTCCCGCGGCCGCCGCCGACACGCAGGCGCGGACGGAGCCGCGTCCGGCCGAATATATCGAAGCGATATACTCCGCTCTGAAAAACAATTCTTCCGACGTGCGGCTGAGGGCGCTTGAGATAATTCGCGAACGCCCCGCGCTTTTTGTGTCCGTCCGGGTTAAACCCTTATTGGAAGACAAAGACATCAATGTTAAGATACAGACGGTGCGCACGCTGGTTGCGCTGAACGACCGCACCGGCATTCCGTATCTCAGGTCTCTGGCCTTTACGTCGCCGAAGTTGTCTGCCGCGCCCACGGTTTCCGAAAGGGTAAAAATATTCACGGCGCAGAACAACAGGATAAAGGCCATAGTCGCTCTTGGCGACATAAAGGACACGGTATCGACGGAGCGTCTCGAAGCGGCCACCAAAGACGGTGACGCGCGGGTGGCGGACGCCGCATGGATTGCGCTTGCCGGAATGGGTAACAAAAGAGGCGCGGAAATTTTTATAGACGGACTCAAAAACTCGGAAAAGGCCGTCAGGGCCAAGTCGGCGGAAGTGGTCGGGGATATAGGAGCCGTTGCCGGTCTTGCCGCTCTGCGCGAGCGCGCCGGCGACTGGGATAAAGACGTAAAATTAAACGCGATACGTTCGCTGGGAGTTCTGCGCGACGTTGAATCGGCGCCCCGTCTGCGCGAGATTGTCGTGACCGACAAAGACCAGAGCATACGGGAATCTGCCGTCAGGGCTTTGGGCGAAATACGGGACGGCTCGAGCGCGGCTTTTCTTAAAAAATACATTTCCGACGAAAACATAGTAGTCCGGCTGGCCGTTTGCGAATCTCTTGCCAAAATGAACGACTATTCCGGCAAGGAGTTCGTCAAGGCGCTCGCCGAGCGCGCCGCCGAAAAAGAAGCGCGATACCGCGCCCTCAGGGCGTTGTCGCACTTTTCTCTTAATGCCGCGGACGAAAATTTGCTGCGCGAGATTGTTTTGGACGACGATTCTATGACGGTTCTTGAGGCCGTAAGAGTTTTATCTTTTAAAAAAAATTAGATGTCATTGCGAGGAGTAGGGGCGTATAATTATACGCCCCTACTTGATGGACGACGCGGCAATCTCCCGCAAGTAGGGACAGGTCGCGACCTGTCCCTACAATAACCTCGCAATGACGATAGAAAACAGGAGGAATATAAAAATGTTCTCATTTGTTAACATGCCTGCGATTGCGCCCGCGGCGGGCGGCGGGGATTTTTTCGGCGGCATCTTCCCGATGCTGGTCATCTTCGTTATTTTTTATCTTTTTCTGATAGTGCCGCAGCAAAAAAAAGCCAAAGAGCATCAGAAACTGCTCAACGCTCTTAAACGCGGCGACAAGGTGCTTCTGACCGGCGGCATATACGGAAGCGTCTCAAACGTAAAGGGCGATATCGTCGAAGTTAAAATCGCGGAGGGTGTAACCGTCGAAGCCGCCAAATCGGCCGTCTCGGCCGTGATAGTTCCGCCGGCGCCGGCGTCGAGCACCCCCGATATCGTAAAATAAAAAATGTCACGCCTCACACTCGAAAAAGTCAAAGAGAGCATGCTCGTCAAGAAGTTTATCGAGCAGGCCAACAACTATCTGGGTTCGATAGGATTTACCGAGCACGGTTTCAGACACGTGTCGCTGGTGTCCGCCATAGCCAAAAACGTTCTGGAGCATCTGGATTATCCCAGAGAAACCTGCGAACTTGCCGCCATAGCCGGGTATCTGCACGATATCGGCAACGTGGTTAACCGCAAAGATCACGGACAATCCGCCGCGCTGATTTCCATGAGGATTCTCAACGATATGGGATCGCAGCCCGAAGAAACGGCGATGATAATTTCCGCCATCGGCAATCACGAAGAGGAAGTCGGAGAGCCGCTTAATCCCGTGGCGGCTGCTCTGATTCTGGCCGACAAATCCGACGTGCACAAAGCCCGCGTCAGAAATCCCAGTATGATAGCGCTCGACATTCACGACAGAGTCAATTACGCCGTGGACAGGTCGTACCTCAGGGTCGACAAGACAAAAAAGACGATCACTCTGGGACTTTCCGTCGATACCAAAATATCCCAGCCGATGGAATATTTTGAAATATTTATGACAAGAATGATGATGTGCCGCAAGGCCGCGCGGTATCTGGGCTGTCAGTTCGAACTCGTCATTAACGAAAAAAAAGTGCTTTAAAAAAGCGGCCTTTCGCTGCGCAAAAAGCAATCGCGGAGATAATATGAACAAACTGCAAATCAAGCTGGCTGTGCTCGGAGTCGTCCTTGCGGCGTCGCTGTGGTTTCTGTTTCCGACAATAACTTGGTTCGGATATTCTCCTGAGACACGCTCCGAAATGGAGTCGCGCAAGGATTCCATAACCTCGAAAGTTATAAACCTCGGGCTGGACTTAAAGGGCGGCTCTCACCTTGTTTTGGAGATAGACGCCGACAAACTTCCGCCGGATGTCGACATCGACGAGACGGTCGGACGCGCCATAGAAGTCATAAGAAACCGCGTCGACCAGTTCGGCGTGACCGAGCCGCTGATAGCCCGTCAGGGCGACCGCTGGATAGTCGTGCAGCTTCCGGGCGTAAAGGATCCCAAAAAAGCCAAGGAACTTTTGGGTAAAATGGCGCTGCTGGAATTCCGTCTTCTCGACGAGAGCGGCGCGCTCAACAATATCGCGGAAAAACTAAGAAGCGCCGGCGCGGGATTTGCCGATATCGCCAAATATCCCGAAATTAAAAAAATGATTCCCGCCGGTTACGAGTTGTTTGCCGGCCGCGACGACAGATACCATCTTCTTAAAGCGGCGCCTGAGCTTACCGGCGCCTATCTTGTCAATGCCAAAGTGCAGTTGGGCGGGCAGTACGGCTTCCCGTATGTTTCGCTTGAGTTCAATCCCGAAGGCGCCAGAATGTTCGCAAACATAACCGCCGCAAACATTGAAAAATCCCTGGCCATAGTTCTCGACGGCGTGGTGCAGTCGGCGCCGGTCATAAAATCCAGAATTCCCGACGGCAAGGCGATTGTCGAAGGCAATTTCTCGATGGAGGACGCAAAGCTCCTGGCCACGGTGCTCAGGGCGGGCGCGTTGCCGGCTCCGGTTAAAATCATCGAGGAAAGAAGCGTCGGCCCCACACTGGGCGACGACTCCATACGCGCCGGCATACTGTCGGCGGTAATCGGCGGCGCGCTGGTCATAATTTTTATGATGATTTACTACCGCTCCGGCGGATTCATCGCGGATGCGGCGCTTATACTCAACCTGCTTATCCTTCTGGCGATAATGGCCTATTTCAGGTTTACGCTCACGCTTCCTGGCATAGCCGGAATAAT
This Elusimicrobia bacterium HGW-Elusimicrobia-1 DNA region includes the following protein-coding sequences:
- a CDS encoding tRNA guanosine(34) transglycosylase Tgt encodes the protein MKTFEIVKSDEKTKSRLGVLRTPRGEIRTPVFMPVGTQGTVKTLSVEDLEALGAEIILNNAYHMYLRPGADRLAEFGGLHNFISWKKPILTDSGGYQIFSLAASRKITEDGVKFRSHIDGSEVALTPESMTAFQFAAGSDIAMCLDECLEYPAPVKKARESKNLTTRWARRCRDAFGEALAAEGVEYRPGEGLRKMLFGIVQGGMYADLRRESASEMTDIGFDGYAVGGLSVGEPRDVMMPALDAALENLPSSSPRYFMGLGSPEDIWEAVERGVDMFDCVLPTRNARNAQALTFSGRINITNERFRSDSGPLEDGCLCPACRRYSRAFIGHLFRSGEFLAGRLLSLHNIFFMIKLMAVIREAVSNGNYVDEKKKFLEKYLA
- the yajC gene encoding preprotein translocase subunit YajC; translated protein: MFSFVNMPAIAPAAGGGDFFGGIFPMLVIFVIFYLFLIVPQQKKAKEHQKLLNALKRGDKVLLTGGIYGSVSNVKGDIVEVKIAEGVTVEAAKSAVSAVIVPPAPASSTPDIVK
- a CDS encoding phosphohydrolase, giving the protein MSRLTLEKVKESMLVKKFIEQANNYLGSIGFTEHGFRHVSLVSAIAKNVLEHLDYPRETCELAAIAGYLHDIGNVVNRKDHGQSAALISMRILNDMGSQPEETAMIISAIGNHEEEVGEPLNPVAAALILADKSDVHKARVRNPSMIALDIHDRVNYAVDRSYLRVDKTKKTITLGLSVDTKISQPMEYFEIFMTRMMMCRKAARYLGCQFELVINEKKVL
- the secD gene encoding protein translocase subunit SecD is translated as MNKLQIKLAVLGVVLAASLWFLFPTITWFGYSPETRSEMESRKDSITSKVINLGLDLKGGSHLVLEIDADKLPPDVDIDETVGRAIEVIRNRVDQFGVTEPLIARQGDRWIVVQLPGVKDPKKAKELLGKMALLEFRLLDESGALNNIAEKLRSAGAGFADIAKYPEIKKMIPAGYELFAGRDDRYHLLKAAPELTGAYLVNAKVQLGGQYGFPYVSLEFNPEGARMFANITAANIEKSLAIVLDGVVQSAPVIKSRIPDGKAIVEGNFSMEDAKLLATVLRAGALPAPVKIIEERSVGPTLGDDSIRAGILSAVIGGALVIIFMMIYYRSGGFIADAALILNLLILLAIMAYFRFTLTLPGIAGIILTLGMAVDANVLILERIREELDLGKSVRVAVDAGYSRAIGTIVDSNLTTLIAALFLFQFGTGPIKGFAVTLTVGIAVSMFTAIFATKTVYDALFSGDYLKNLRY